A DNA window from Hydra vulgaris chromosome 13, alternate assembly HydraT2T_AEP contains the following coding sequences:
- the LOC136089582 gene encoding uncharacterized protein LOC136089582 — MKSVVSAVIDQDELVKSGTSTYVDDIFVDESVVSLDNVKRHFLKYGLESKEGEQIGNDGVRVLGLCVRKVGNKLMWSRGNRVDAISQKLTRRVVFSICGQLVGHLPVCGWLRVICSLLKRKAVSLTKGWDDEICDENVKSVLKEVFAEVERCEPACGDWAVCGDEGKVWVDASSLAMGALIQVGETTVEDATWLRKETSDIHINMAELDAVIRGMNMALMWKLKKVTVFTDSVTVFHWVSDAHTGKSRLRSKATGEMLIRRRLSVLQQLIEEYNVSVEVKLIPSEDNLADALTRVRSRWLNKLTVPECRNSCMGIVGTKAQSISDINQRTGHFGVNRTLNFVR; from the coding sequence ATGAAATCCGTTGTGAGTGCCGTCATTGATCAAGACGAATTAGTGAAGAGTGGAACGTCCACTTATGTTGACGACATTTTCGTAGACGAAAGTGTGGTGAGTCTTGATAATGTCAAgaggcattttttaaaatatggtttagAAAGTAAAGAAGGTGAGCAGATTGGTAATGATGGAGTTCGTGTGTTAGGATTGTGTGTGCGCAAAGTTGGTAACAAACTGATGTGGTCCAGAGGGAATCGAGTTGATGCTATCTCGCAAAAGTTAACCAGGAGAGTTGTGTTTTCAATCTGTGGACAGTTGGTAGGACATTTACCCGTGTGTGGTTGGCTGCGAGTGATTTGTAGTCTCTTGAAGAGGAAAGCTGTCAGTCTGACAAAGGGTTGGGACGATGAAATTTGTGATGAGAACGTTAAGTCGGTGCTTAAAGAAGTATTTGCTGAGGTGGAACGTTGCGAGCCTGCTTGTGGTGATTGGGCTGTGTGTGGTGATGAGGGAAAAGTGTGGGTTGATGCCAGTTCTTTAGCGATGGGTGCTCTTATTCAAGTTGGGGAAACTACTGTGGAGGATGCAACATGGCTGCGAAAAGAAACGTCTGATATTCATATAAACATGGCAGAATTAGACGCTGTGATACGTGGAATGAATATGGCTCTGATGTGGAAGCTGAAGAAAGTGACTGTTTTTACCGATTCCGTGACAGTATTCCACTGGGTTTCTGACGCCCATACAGGAAAATCAAGGTTGAGATCAAAAGCGACGGGCGAAATGCTGATTCGAAGAAGACTAAGCGTGTTGCAACAGCTAATTGAAGAATACAATGTTAGCGTTGAGGTAAAACTCATTCCTTCTGAAGATAATTTGGCTGACGCATTAACAAGAGTTCGCAGCAGATGGCTCAACAAACTGACTGTGCCAGAGTGTCGGAATAGTTGTATGGGAATCGTAGGTACGAAGGCTCAATCTATTTCCGATATAAACCAAAGAACTGGACATTTCGGAGTGAATCGAACGTTAAACTTTGTTCGTTAA
- the LOC136089583 gene encoding general transcription factor II-I repeat domain-containing protein 2A-like: MASAKRRRCDTKSGHGGRVFNPSWTTDYFVHEQSNSIICLICLEKIAVCKSYNVNRHYTTKYAVSYDKFKGQFRIDKIELLKKTFLAQRTVMKTKVISSYSATKISFLMAEAIAKSGKPLCTGDLLKNCLKIFCKEICPEKTPTVEDLSLSHQTIARRVEDLSKNIELSLKEKLNKCEAYSLALDESTDRGDTAQLAIFIRGITSNFEVIEELLDINHMKDTTRGEDILSEVKKTLVRFELPEKKLCGITTDGASARTGKNIGFIALLKKSIIHEIISYHCIIHQEQLCAKVLEMKNVMELAIHTVNFIRSRGLNHRQFKQLLEGCGSEAEDVIYFSQVRWLSRAATLKRFWILLPEIVLFLKIKGKDKSLLENIDCLNDLAFLIDMTQMLMKLNLKLQGKDQLISKLFENVETFVLKLKLLKQQLSSKVLVHFKALSERNINTIDSERYCTLILKLIDEFDTRFCDFKKEKNELDLFAHPFSIKAETVRNELQMELIELQNNKDLKEAYKEEELLEFYKKYMSIEVFPHLCRHAIKYFSLFRSTYNCEQLFSKMKHVKTEQRNRLTDEHLTNTLRIALSNIKADIDHLCKKKTVSSFTLIELLYNFTLNLNYECNCLFKLK, from the coding sequence atggCTTCAGCTAAAAGACGTAGATGTGATACTAAAAGCGGTCATGGGGGTCGTGTATTTAATCCTTCTTGGACAACTGACTATTTTGTACATGAACAAAGTAATTCTATTATATGTCTAATTTGTTTGGAGAAAATTGCCGTGTGTAAAAGTTATAATGTGAACAGGCACTACACTACAAAATATGCTGTAAGTTATGACAAATTTAAAGGCCAATTTCGAATTGATAAGATTGAATTGTTGAAGAAAACTTTTCTTGCACAACGAACAGTGATGAAAACTAAAGTGATTAGCTCTTACAGTGCtaccaaaataagttttttaatggcAGAAGCTATTGCAAAAAGTGGTAAACCTCTTTGTACTggagatttattaaaaaactgtttaaaaatattttgtaaagagATATGTCCTGAAAAAACACCTACTGTTGAAGATCTTAGCCTCTCACACCAGACTATTGCTAGAAGAGTTGAAGAtctatcaaaaaatattgaattatcattaaaagaaaaattaaataaatgtgaaGCCTATAGTCTGGCACTGGATGAATCAACAGACAGAGGTGATACTGCTCAGCTAGCCATTTTTATTAGAGGTATAACTAGTAACTTTGAAGTAATTGAAGAACTGTTAGATATTAATCATATGAAGGACACAACAAGAGGAGAAGATATTCTCTCTGAAGTGAAAAAAACATTGGTGAGATTTGAATTACCAGAAAAGAAACTATGTGGTATCACTACAGATGGAGCAAGTGCACGAACaggaaaaaatattggatttatTGCATTACTTAAGAAATCCATTATACATGAAATTATTTCATATCACTGCATTATACACCAAGAGCAGTTATGTGCAAAAGTATTGGAGATGAAGAATGTTATGGAACTTGCTATTCATACTGTTAACTTTATAAGAAGTCGTGGCCTTAATCACAGACAGTTCAAACAATTACTTGAAGGTTGTGGTAGTGAGGCTGAAGATGTAATTTATTTCAGCCAGGTTAGATGGCTTAGTCGAGCTGCTACTTTGAAAAGATTTTGGATACTATTACCTGAAATAGTGctgtttctaaaaattaaaggGAAAGACAAAAGCTtgcttgaaaatattgactGTCTGAATGATTTGGCATTTTTGATTGACATGACTCAGAtgttaatgaaattaaatcTTAAGTTGCAGGGTAAAGATCAACTTATTagtaaattgtttgaaaatgtagaaacatttgttttaaaattaaaacttctgAAACAACAATTAAGTTCTAAAGTACTTGTCCATTTCAAGGCATTATCAGAAAGAAATATTAATACAATTGACTCTGAAAGATATTGtactcttattttaaaattaattgatgaATTTGACACAAGATTCTGtgattttaaaaaggaaaaaaatgagTTAGACTTATTTGCGCATCCATTTTCCATCAAAGCTGAGACAGTTAGAAATGAACTTCAAATGGAATTAATAGAATTGCAAAACAATAAAGATCTTAAAGAAGCCTACAAAGAAGAAGAATtgttagaattttataaaaaatacatgagCATTGAAGTTTTTCCTCATTTGTGCAGACatgctattaaatatttttcactttttagaAGCACATACAACTGCGAACAGTTATTCTCAAAAATGAAGCATGTAAAAACAGAACAGAGAAATAGATTGACAGATGAACACCTTACTAATACCCTTCGAATTgcattatcaaatataaaagcAGACATAGAtcatttatgcaaaaaaaaaacagtgtcaAGTTTCACATTGATCGAACTTTTGTATAACTTCACTTTGAACCTTAACTATGAGTGtaactgtttatttaaattgaaataa